A genomic region of Gemmata massiliana contains the following coding sequences:
- a CDS encoding DUF1501 domain-containing protein — protein sequence MNLLSRCMGSPLSRRSFLHVGAIGALGLTLDQYMRLQAAEPAGKKKPKAEACIHIFLPGGQAHQESWDPKPFAPVEYRGQMGTVKTKIEGEVFNECLTKTAAIADQIAVCRAMTHGEAAHERGTHNMFTGYRPSPALKFPSMGSVVSHELGVRNNLPPYVAVPNMPANDAGSGYLSSSFAPFSLGSDPANGGFRVQDLSLPGSVTPDRFATRRNMLDAVNAHFAGKEKSDNIDAMDTFYQRAYGLISSEKARDAFDINKEEGKLRDAYGRNAAGQRMLMARRLVEGGVRFVTLTYGGWDLHNDIINGTKSQLPQFDQAFATLITDLKQRGMLDSTLIMVSSEFGRTPKINGTAGRDHWPKVFSVVLAGGGIKKGFIYGKSDATASEPDEDGLTVEDLAHTVYDCLGIDATKKLMSPGDRPIDIVREGKTRKELLA from the coding sequence ATGAACTTGCTGTCTCGTTGCATGGGTTCGCCGCTCAGCCGGAGAAGCTTCCTGCACGTCGGGGCAATTGGTGCTCTCGGCCTGACCCTCGACCAGTACATGCGGCTCCAGGCCGCGGAACCGGCCGGGAAGAAGAAGCCGAAGGCCGAAGCGTGTATCCACATCTTCCTACCCGGCGGCCAGGCGCACCAAGAGAGTTGGGACCCGAAGCCGTTCGCGCCGGTCGAGTACCGCGGGCAGATGGGCACCGTGAAGACCAAGATCGAGGGCGAGGTCTTCAACGAGTGCCTCACGAAGACGGCGGCGATCGCGGACCAGATCGCCGTGTGCCGGGCGATGACCCACGGCGAAGCCGCCCACGAGCGCGGCACGCACAACATGTTCACCGGCTACCGCCCCAGCCCAGCGCTCAAGTTCCCGAGCATGGGCAGCGTGGTGAGTCACGAACTCGGCGTTCGGAACAACCTCCCCCCCTACGTCGCTGTGCCGAACATGCCGGCGAACGACGCGGGCAGCGGGTACCTGTCGTCGTCCTTCGCGCCGTTCAGTTTGGGTAGCGACCCGGCCAACGGCGGGTTCCGCGTGCAGGATCTCAGCCTCCCGGGGAGCGTCACCCCCGACCGGTTCGCCACCCGGCGGAACATGCTCGACGCGGTGAACGCCCACTTCGCCGGTAAGGAGAAGTCGGACAACATCGACGCGATGGACACCTTCTACCAGCGCGCCTACGGCCTGATCTCCAGCGAGAAGGCCCGCGACGCCTTCGACATCAACAAGGAAGAGGGCAAGCTCCGCGACGCCTACGGCCGCAACGCCGCCGGCCAGCGGATGCTGATGGCCCGCCGGCTCGTCGAGGGCGGCGTCCGGTTCGTCACGCTCACCTACGGCGGGTGGGACTTGCACAACGACATCATCAACGGCACGAAGAGCCAGCTCCCGCAATTCGACCAGGCGTTCGCGACCCTCATCACCGACCTGAAGCAGCGCGGGATGCTTGACAGCACGCTCATCATGGTGTCGAGCGAGTTCGGGCGCACGCCGAAGATCAACGGCACCGCCGGCCGCGACCACTGGCCGAAGGTGTTCAGCGTGGTACTCGCCGGGGGCGGCATCAAGAAGGGCTTCATCTACGGCAAGTCCGACGCGACCGCCAGCGAGCCGGACGAGGACGGGCTGACGGTCGAGGATCTCGCGCACACCGTTTACGACTGCCTGGGCATCGACGCGACCAAGAAGCTGATGTCGCCCGGCGACCGCCCGATCGACATCGTCCGCGAGGGGAAGACCCGCAAGGAACTGTTGGCGTAA
- a CDS encoding PSD1 and planctomycete cytochrome C domain-containing protein: MRFFLSLLALAPCSVRAAEPVDYRKDIKPLLQERCYACHGALAQKGKLRVDSGANLLKGGAVVPGMPDTSELVLRVVSDDDAQRMPPEGHPLKPEQIAKLKAWIAQGAKVPADDAPEPDPRDHWAFRAPVRPKMPASADRSTQNANPIDAFVTVQRQKHGLTPVQPADRGVLLRRVYLDLIGLPPTAAQTDAFVKDTSPDAYEKVVDQLLASPQYGERWGRHFLDIWRYSDWWGLGSELRNSQRHIWHWRDWTIESFNADLGYDEMIRQMLAADELYPTEPKKLRATGYLARSYFLFNRTSWLDEVVEHSGKGFLGLTLNCCKCHDHKYDPIKQADYYQFRAIFEPYQVRTDVVPGEPDVTKAGIPRVFDCNLDAKTPFHIRGDERNPDKDRVVDPGLPQFLAAGGLKIAPVQLPAESHEPLRRAEIAETYRVVVETRLKESKAALAHAEVVASRGAFQSWRVLPARAAHTAAVKERDALDAAMRDPKSAPASYRGAVKSAESNVEDAKSQGRPFPNTSTGRRTALANWIADAKNPLTARVAVNHLWVRHFGVPLVPSVFEFGRKGALPSNPELLDWLACELVNPQYRVGSRAKSWSFKHLHKLIVTSNTYRLSSSAAGADANAQIDPENKYLWRMNPVRMDANTVRDSLLHLAGDLDLAQSGPPVPMPQQEASRRRSLYFFHSHNEHNKLLDIFDNANVLECYRRSESIVPQQALALWNSKLAQTMAAKINDQLHARLKDADDTRFVTAAFETVLGTSPTKDELAACLTALAELRTELKTAPPAEQTKRVRLQVIQALINHNDFVTVR, translated from the coding sequence ATGCGGTTCTTCCTCTCTCTCTTGGCTTTGGCCCCGTGTTCGGTCCGCGCCGCGGAGCCGGTCGATTACCGCAAGGACATCAAGCCCCTGTTGCAAGAGCGCTGCTACGCCTGCCACGGTGCGCTGGCACAGAAGGGGAAACTGCGCGTCGATAGCGGCGCGAATCTGTTGAAGGGCGGGGCGGTCGTTCCCGGGATGCCCGATACCAGCGAACTCGTTCTGCGTGTCGTTTCCGATGACGACGCGCAGCGGATGCCGCCGGAGGGCCACCCGCTCAAACCGGAACAGATCGCAAAGTTAAAGGCGTGGATCGCGCAGGGCGCAAAGGTGCCGGCCGACGACGCGCCCGAGCCGGACCCGCGCGATCACTGGGCGTTCCGAGCCCCCGTGCGCCCGAAAATGCCCGCGAGCGCGGATCGCAGTACACAGAACGCGAACCCGATCGATGCGTTCGTGACAGTCCAGCGGCAGAAGCACGGGCTTACCCCCGTCCAGCCCGCGGATAGGGGCGTGCTCTTGCGCCGCGTGTACCTGGATCTCATCGGCTTGCCGCCCACCGCGGCGCAAACCGATGCATTCGTGAAGGACACATCCCCCGACGCTTACGAGAAGGTCGTCGACCAGTTGCTCGCGTCGCCCCAATACGGCGAGCGCTGGGGGCGGCACTTCCTCGACATCTGGCGCTATTCCGACTGGTGGGGGCTGGGATCGGAACTCCGCAACAGCCAACGGCACATCTGGCACTGGCGCGACTGGACCATTGAGAGCTTCAACGCCGACCTCGGCTACGACGAGATGATTCGGCAAATGCTCGCCGCCGACGAACTGTACCCCACCGAGCCGAAGAAACTCCGGGCGACGGGGTACCTCGCGCGATCGTACTTCCTGTTCAACCGCACGTCGTGGCTCGACGAGGTCGTGGAGCACTCGGGCAAGGGGTTCCTCGGGCTGACGCTCAATTGCTGCAAGTGCCACGACCACAAGTACGACCCGATCAAGCAGGCCGATTACTACCAGTTCCGCGCGATCTTCGAGCCGTACCAGGTCCGCACCGACGTGGTGCCGGGCGAACCGGACGTGACAAAGGCCGGTATTCCGCGTGTGTTCGACTGCAACCTCGATGCGAAGACGCCGTTCCACATTCGCGGCGACGAGCGCAACCCGGACAAGGACCGTGTGGTGGATCCGGGCCTCCCGCAGTTCCTCGCGGCCGGCGGGCTGAAGATCGCGCCGGTCCAACTCCCCGCGGAGTCACACGAACCGCTCCGGCGCGCAGAAATCGCGGAGACGTACCGCGTGGTGGTCGAAACGAGATTGAAGGAGTCCAAAGCCGCGCTCGCGCACGCAGAAGTCGTGGCGAGTCGCGGAGCGTTCCAGAGCTGGCGCGTGCTCCCGGCTCGTGCGGCTCACACCGCTGCGGTCAAGGAGCGCGACGCGCTCGACGCGGCCATGCGTGACCCGAAGAGTGCGCCCGCAAGCTATCGCGGCGCGGTGAAGAGCGCCGAGTCGAACGTGGAGGACGCCAAGTCGCAGGGGCGGCCGTTCCCCAATACGAGTACCGGGCGCCGAACCGCACTGGCGAACTGGATCGCGGACGCGAAGAACCCGCTCACGGCACGCGTCGCGGTGAACCACCTGTGGGTGCGGCACTTCGGCGTACCCCTCGTACCCAGCGTGTTTGAGTTCGGCCGTAAGGGGGCACTGCCGTCGAACCCGGAACTGCTCGACTGGCTCGCGTGCGAACTGGTCAACCCTCAATACAGAGTTGGCAGCAGGGCGAAATCGTGGAGTTTCAAACACCTGCACAAACTCATTGTAACGAGCAACACGTACCGGCTCTCCTCGTCCGCCGCGGGTGCTGACGCGAACGCTCAGATCGATCCCGAAAACAAGTACCTCTGGCGCATGAACCCGGTCCGCATGGACGCCAACACCGTTCGCGACAGCCTGCTCCATTTGGCCGGCGACCTCGACCTCGCTCAAAGCGGCCCGCCGGTGCCGATGCCCCAGCAGGAGGCGTCGCGGCGCCGGTCGCTGTACTTCTTCCACTCGCACAACGAGCACAACAAACTGCTCGACATCTTCGACAACGCGAACGTGCTGGAGTGCTACCGGCGCAGCGAGAGCATCGTTCCGCAACAGGCGCTCGCCCTGTGGAACAGCAAACTCGCGCAAACGATGGCCGCGAAGATCAACGACCAACTCCACGCGCGCCTCAAGGACGCCGACGATACGCGCTTCGTGACGGCCGCGTTCGAGACAGTGCTGGGCACATCACCCACGAAAGACGAACTCGCGGCGTGTCTGACGGCGCTCGCAGAGCTGCGCACCGAACTCAAGACCGCGCCACCCGCCGAGCAAACGAAGCGCGTGCGCCTGCAAGTGATTCAGGCGCTGATTAATCACAATGATTTTGTGACGGTGAGGTGA
- a CDS encoding DUF4282 domain-containing protein produces MPVVPCPHCSKPVSLPPDWTGTAYTCPHCRRVVSTSEPPEPPPPPARPPRSSASRQSVSPPPPPLPLPPPPIPAREPREQEEPFDIDPTPRRRRRLSTNPIIDFVTFRLMITPILIQIVFWFGTLSCIVSGLKVITESFQSSDSYTTPFDDRSLRAPGGIDRPKMKEEPKRTFSFQTFALGVVIIFVGPLIVRLYCEIFIIIFKIHDELKLSNDRQRYRL; encoded by the coding sequence ATGCCCGTTGTCCCCTGCCCGCACTGTTCCAAACCGGTGTCCCTGCCGCCCGACTGGACCGGGACCGCGTACACGTGCCCGCACTGCCGGCGCGTGGTTTCCACGAGTGAGCCGCCCGAGCCACCTCCGCCCCCAGCGCGACCGCCCCGATCTTCGGCCTCTCGACAGTCGGTTTCGCCGCCCCCGCCTCCGCTCCCACTTCCGCCTCCTCCGATTCCCGCACGGGAACCGCGGGAACAGGAGGAACCGTTCGACATCGATCCGACCCCGCGCCGTCGGCGCCGCCTGTCGACCAACCCGATTATCGATTTCGTCACGTTCCGGCTGATGATTACGCCCATCCTCATCCAGATCGTGTTCTGGTTCGGGACGTTGTCGTGCATCGTCTCGGGGCTCAAAGTCATCACCGAAAGTTTTCAGAGTTCGGATTCGTACACGACACCGTTCGATGATCGAAGCTTGCGCGCTCCGGGTGGGATCGATCGGCCCAAAATGAAAGAGGAACCCAAGAGAACGTTCTCGTTCCAAACCTTCGCGCTGGGTGTGGTGATTATCTTTGTGGGGCCACTGATTGTTCGCCTCTATTGCGAGATTTTCATCATCATCTTCAAAATCCATGACGAGCTGAAGCTCTCGAACGACCGGCAGCGGTACCGCTTGTAG